The genomic DNA GCTTCAAATTTCATATTATCATAACAAAGCACTTTATGGTGCCATATCATAGCAATGACTATAGTGAATTTGCATTTAACATTAACATTAGACTTGCTCTAAGGATGTAGGAACTTACGTGCACCAGAGCCAGTGCAGGGGAAGCATGGTTGAGTATTGTCTCTTTTCGCCTGCAACACAGAATATATAAATTAGCATTCAACTCAACAACATAATGGAATTGGTCAGCAGCCTGTATATTATCTGTTTCCCATCTTACAGTCATTTAAAATCCAGCTAGAAATTATAGTTCAAGAACCTCATGTTTAAGAGCCTCTCCGGGATTTGCTTAAGCAACCTCATTTCAGCTTTAAAAAAGTGTGTTAATATCATAAGTGAAAAAGTTTTCTTAAAGTAAAAGCATAGTCACCTCCGGGGCGGATCCAGGAATTATATTCCGGGGGGTCACCGACCATATTTTGTGAATACACCCTTGTATTTTCTATTTTTCGGGGTACTTtcatatatttaaaaaaaaaaatggTAAAAATGGTAAAATTTTATTTCCCCCCGTGCCCCTTACTAGATCCTCCTTGCACAACCAGTAAAACCTGATGGTAATGTAGCGTAAGAGCAAGAGCTGAAGCTCAAATTTACAGAGTAAGGTTAGTTCCGTCTTTTAATCTAATGAAAGGCCTATGATATAACAAGATAACATTTCTCAACTTCAACTACATAAAAAAAGAAAGTAAAATAGAAATGCTTACAGAATTGTCGATCTGAGATTCGTAAAAAACAGGAATTCCAATCCCAACCGCAACACTAGCTACCCCGACTGAAATTGCAACTAACTGCAACCAAAATATcatataaataattcaaataCATTGCATAATACGTGCTCCCTCCGTTCCACCGGATTGTTTACGTTACTTTTCAGTACGCTTTTCAATGctagtttcataatatttttttaaaaaaatattttgaataaaaaaaatttgaaaaaatattatCTGTGCTTTATAAAAGTCTCAATATACGTGCCACGTAAACATTTCGATGGGACGGAGCGAGCAATAAGGTATAGTAAAAACAAGAAACCAAAAAAAAAGGCAGAGGGGAAAATGAAGAACCGTATTCTGATCAAGATCAATGGCTCTGATGCATGGTAACCGTCTGGTTCTTGTTTTGGATAAATTGTAGCAGGAGATACATGAAGAGGGAGTAGCAGCATATAGCTTTGAACTCAAAAATGAAGATTGAAGAACACCAGGAACCGAAGCTCCAACTGacatatttttttaatttcttgGTTGTAATATGAAAATAGTGAAGAAAATTAAAGCAGCATTTTGATGTTTGGGGGTAGTGTGACTGGACAAAAATGACAGTAGAGGATCTGTGGGGTCACAATCTATCTCCTCCAGTTACATAATTTTTTAGTTTGGATTTGGTAATGACACATATATATCATGCTGCTGGGTCTGAATGTGAACAAAAATGATTGACGTAAAGGTAGTCCAGCCCATCATACATATAGACCACATTTAATTGGGCCAGATATATAGGCCTATTGACCGGCAGGATGCGAGTGAAGCCTAGCATTTCAAGTATGGACTCTTGCCTATATCCGTATCTATATCCGTAATTATTGAATTCGAATATGAATAATATTCGTTTTATTTCGAATACGGATACGAATGCGGATATCTCGGACGAATATCAGATTTTTTGATGTTTTTTGTTGCCCCTACCGTTTTGTCGAAACATTTTCTATGATTAAatacaaataatatatttatatatgtataaagtatgtatacaattatataaaatttatataaacgTAGTATTTAATACATTTACACATactataaactaataaaaataaattttaaattatataattatatatttatataatttaaatatcatatatgtatttaGTTTTGGATTCGAATATCCCAAATTCGGATACAGATAATATCCGTTTTTTCTCAGATACGGATAcggatttttcggacgaatatcgtatttttcgatttcttttgaCAGCCCTACGTGCACTTAGCCCtcttttctaaataattaaaaaaaaatcgatTTAATTGATAAATTCGTGATTTTTGTctcaaattatattttttttctacGACCAGGCTATTTCTTTTCTATTGCCAAtcatataaatttaaaaatattttaatatttggtcaaacttaaaatatttttaaatatgatagcatattttaaaatataatattaaaataatgtTCAAAAATCAAATCTACCGTCTTTACAAGTTACCACTTTCACTACATAGTAGTAATTTAATTTTGGTGCAATGAAAGGGTAGGGCATTAAACAAATTcaacaaatcccaaaaataaaaaACACTCTCTCTTTTATCTTATTATTATCCTCTTTTGCCGTCATACCAACGGTGCTATCGACGTCGCCGAACAAAAGACTATTCATCTCTCCCGAGCTTCAATTTATTCATTCTCGTttgttctctctctctctctctctcctctctctctctctgtcaaGTATTTAATATAATCGTAATTCTTATCCCAGTTATCCATGTTGATTTATTGCCTTCAATTTATTCACAGGTGTAGTATATTTAACTAGTAGAGTAGCAACTAATTCTACCATCCTTTGATTGaattaaacacacacacacacacacattttaGTACATGATTTATGCTGCGATTTATTGCATTTTTTGTAGACGCTAGTTGCAATCCCCCTGGCTTTTGAGGCCTTTCGTAGTCGAATGATCCTCAAAATGTTTTATGATGAGCTTTTGATTATTTTTAAGTTGCCATTCTATTACGATAATTtcatttttccctaatttttagTTTGTTATTTGTACAAATGCGGAGGAGGAGCTTTTAATTTGTGTTTCATGAAATGGTATTAAGTAGCAGTTCACACATGCTGTAGCTAATTACAGGTTTTCTTGAATTTGTGATTGTATTCGTCACTCTCTTTTGGAACCTGTTTTATTTGTACGGATAAGTAGTGTTCGTATATATTGATACGCTCTTTGAATTTTATTGTTATGAGGTGTGGTAAACTGACCTGATTTATTGTTTTTTCCCTTGTTCTAGGGATATATAATGATTGGATCATTCCTTACAAGAGGACTTGTGTACGTTGGCATACCTCTCATTCTCGTGACTGTTGTTTTCAAATACTATCGGATGCTGATCGATCTTCCCTTTATTCTGTAGGATGATCCTGGGTTATGCTTATCCTGCTTATGAGTGCTATAAAACAGTGGAAAAGAATAAACCAGATGTAGAACAACTTCGTTTTTGGTGCCAGTACTGGTACCGTTGAAATTATGTTGTGCTTTTTTAATAGATTAGATTTTTTGAAGTCTGTACTAAAATCTGTTTACTTTGCTATAATAAATTTCCAACCTGCTTTTTTAGGATCTTGGTGGCTATGTTGACAGTTACGGAGAGGGTAGGGGATACTTTCGTTTCATGGTAAGAAACTGAATCTGATTTATCTATGAAGGACCTAATTGGTGTTGCGACTAATTTGTGTATGCTATACCTTTCTCCTTGTTAAGGGTTCCGATGTACAGTGAAGCAAAACTGTTCTTTTTCATATACTTGTGGTACCCTAAAACAAAGGTAAAATTCCGCTGCAAGTTGTAATGTTTAGAACCTCTTAAGAGTTAAGAGTTATTTATGTCTTACCATTCTAATCTATAGATTTGTCTTTTTCCTCTTAATTTACCTTAGGGAACAACTTATGTTTATGACTCCTTCTTTAGACCATATATTGCAAAGCACGAGATGGATATTGACCGTAATTTGTTGGAACTAAAGACTAGGGCTGGAGATTATGTGGTATTATACTGGCAAAGAGCTGCGAGCTACAGTCAAACCAGAGTTTTGGACAttcttcaatatattgcatcCCAGTCGACACCTAGGCCTCGGCCAACTCAGGCATGTATTTCCCAAAAATATTCCTATATTAATACCAACATTTATGTTAATCTGCTCACCTATGTGCCTGTTACTACAGTTGTCCAGAAATTCTTTTGTCGTCTTCCTTGTGCGCTAGGATTTTTTTTGATATATGTAACATTGTAAGATAACAGTGGAAAAGCTCGTGTCCATGATGTAGCATTGACTTTTCTAGTTGTCTGCACATTAGAAATATCCGGTTCATTGTATGACTTGTGCTTCTATGGGGTTTGATATTTGCTAATAAGATAAAATATGCATGTTATTTTCTCGTTAAAGTAAGGCCATGGCCAGTTCCTTGTCTTGGATATTGTTGTGGATTGTGAATGGATTATTGAATGCAAAAACTTAGATTCAGTCACAGTTTGCAGTTTCTTTCTTTTTTGTTTGAATAGAAGGTCAAGGTATCTTCGAGAAGTACTTTGTTGAGTATTTATATTAATCATGGTAAATGACGTCTCGTTCATCACATCATTATTTAAGCTTTAATGACATAATTTGTATGTTTGATATTATTTGATTAAAGTTACATTTAATGTCttattataacaaataaaatatttagagcATGGGAGGATAACTTTAGTAATATATGTATTGTATATACATATTTAGTTGGTATGCTAAATTGTGGATGCTAAATTGTGGTCTTCACACTTCAATGCAGCCACAACAAGCTGCCAGAGTTCGCCAACCTACAGCTGGGCAGAATCGCCAAGCAGCAGCTACAACACCAATGCAGGTTGACGAACCAGCCTCTCCTACAGTTAGTACATCAGACGAAGCTAAAGACACGATGATTTTAGAGAAAAACCCTTCGGAACTTCCTGCATCAGCTCCCCCTGTTGCTGCTACGAATGTGCAAAAATCAGCTGCAACACAATCTATTACCATATCTTCTAAACCCGCGACTTCAAATGAAGAAACGCTAGCTATTGATACAGCGTCTTCTTCAGTTAAAGAAGTTGCAAACCCTCCCGAACCAGATACAGTTCTGGAGGAAAACATGCGAGTTACACGTGGCAGATTGAGGCGGACGCGTGTAATGTCAATCCATTGACTGATACTGCATCATGAACATTGTAAATATAGCAGCTCACTCTCCAAAACATACTGATTTGTTTAAGTTTCTGCATAACAGTTCGGGCAGGGCATATATAAGTAGATGGCAATTGATATACACCCGGATTTTATTTCATTTGGATGTCCTTGCCGGAAAGGAAAGCTGCGCCTCTGTTGCCTAGCTAAAAAGAAAAGGAATGTCTGCGACTCTGTTATATGATCTACAATTTTTATTATTGATTTTGTCAATTTTAGACTAAAAATGTCCACAATTATTCATCTCTTTTCGGTAGACCTACACATGCAACAAATTGATTATATTCATCTTAGATCAAGATATATCTCTCGTCGTCGTCCCATCTCCTAGGTTTGATTATTGTCGTTGTCGTCCCATCTCCTGGGATCGATTATTGCTCACTCTCGAAATTTGTTAGAGCGGATAATCATTTGTAAGGTATATAAGcgaaattatttaaaaaaaaaaggaTATCTATTTACAAGTTAAAACACCAATATAAAATACTAATATAAACCGTATGTATTTTGTATCAAAGAAATTAGATTATTTTTCAAGTATCCGTACTCAATATTTGAAAAAAAAGATTTGTGTGTGCTAAAGGTGAAGGACATATCTAGCCTATTATTCAATCATCTGAACAAGAATAgctatttttgcaataattgaGCAAAAATAATCAATTGAATATGCATTTGTCGGTTAGGTATTACTCAATACACATTTCAGGAAGGGAGTATTACAATTTTTACCCAAATTACGCATATGAGGTTGGGGTGTCTTTTATTGGATACCCATTTATCATGGATACACATACGTGATTATATATCCATTCCTACTTTATAAATCCCGAACTTTTAATTTATGCATCTACATTCATTGTCTCAAATCTTTGGTGAGATATTGATTATAGTACACATGAGTGTCTTTATTACATGATATGATAGGGAGGTTTAGTTTGTCGGTTTATAAATCTCCGTCTCACAAGCTATGTGATGGTTCCATGGTCAACGACGTATGATGGATTCGACAGTGATGAAGTCGACCAAAATTGACCAATTATGTGAAATACattattttggtatttttttaATGAAAAAACAGCTATTTATGTCATTTTTCGTGTACTAACCCTAAAGAGA from Apium graveolens cultivar Ventura chromosome 5, ASM990537v1, whole genome shotgun sequence includes the following:
- the LOC141659513 gene encoding protein SPA, chloroplastic; the encoded protein is MSVGASVPGVLQSSFLSSKLYAATPSSCISCYNLSKTRTRRLPCIRAIDLDQNTLVAISVGVASVAVGIGIPVFYESQIDNSAKRDNTQPCFPCTGSGAQKCRFCMGAGTVTVELGGDEKEVSNCINCDGAGSLTCTTCQGSGIQPRYLDRREFKDDD
- the LOC141659514 gene encoding uncharacterized protein LOC141659514 isoform X2, translating into MIGSFLTRGLVMILGYAYPAYECYKTVEKNKPDVEQLRFWCQYWILVAMLTVTERVGDTFVSWVPMYSEAKLFFFIYLWYPKTKTRAGDYVVLYWQRAASYSQTRVLDILQYIASQSTPRPRPTQPQQAARVRQPTAGQNRQAAATTPMQVDEPASPTVSTSDEAKDTMILEKNPSELPASAPPVAATNVQKSAATQSITISSKPATSNEETLAIDTASSSVKEVANPPEPDTVLEENMRVTRGRLRRTRVMSIH
- the LOC141659514 gene encoding putative HVA22-like protein g isoform X1 codes for the protein MIGSFLTRGLVMILGYAYPAYECYKTVEKNKPDVEQLRFWCQYWILVAMLTVTERVGDTFVSWVPMYSEAKLFFFIYLWYPKTKGTTYVYDSFFRPYIAKHEMDIDRNLLELKTRAGDYVVLYWQRAASYSQTRVLDILQYIASQSTPRPRPTQPQQAARVRQPTAGQNRQAAATTPMQVDEPASPTVSTSDEAKDTMILEKNPSELPASAPPVAATNVQKSAATQSITISSKPATSNEETLAIDTASSSVKEVANPPEPDTVLEENMRVTRGRLRRTRVMSIH